A window from Limanda limanda chromosome 14, fLimLim1.1, whole genome shotgun sequence encodes these proteins:
- the LOC133019020 gene encoding uncharacterized protein LOC133019020 — protein MARTKQTARKSTGGKAPRKQLATKAARKSAPSTGGVKKPHRYRPGTVALREIRRYQKSTELLIRKLPFQRLVREIAQDFKTDLRFQSAAIGALQEASEAYLVGLFEDTNLCAIHAKRVTIMPKDIQLARRIRGERAYPSLSTQPDGSLHLLHLSDLMARTKQTARKSAGGKAPRKQLATKAAHSTGGVKKPHRYRPGTVALREIRRYQKSTELLIPKLPFQRLVREIAQDFKTDLRFQSAAIGALQEASEAYLVGLFEDTNLCAIHAKRVTVMPKDVQLARRIRGERS, from the exons ATGGCTCGTACCAAGCAAACtgctcgtaaatccaccggaggaaAAGCTCCTCGTAAGCAGCTCGCCACCAAGGCTGCCCGGAAGAGCGCCCCCTCCACCGGTGGAGTGAAGAAGCCCCATCGTTACAG gcccggcaccgtggctctgagagagatccgtcggtACCAGAAGTCCACTGAGCTGCTGATCCGTAAGCTGCcgttccagcgcctggtgagggAGATTGCTCAGGACTTCAAGACTGACCTGCGTTTCCAGAGCGCTGCCATCGGCGCCCTGCAG gaggccagcgaggcgtACCTGGTGGGTCTGTTTGAGGACACTAACCTGTGTGCCATCCACGCCAAGCGCGTCACCATCATGCCAAaagacatccagctggcccgccgcatccgTGGAGAGCGCGCTTA TCCGTCCCTCTCCACTCAGCCTGACGGCTCGCTgcacctccttcacctcagtGATCT AATGGCTCGTACCAAGCAAACTGCTCGTAAATCCGCTGGAGGAAAAGCTCCTCGTAAGCAGCTCGCCACCAAGGCTGCCCACTCCACTGGCGGAGTGAAGAAGCCCCATCGTTACAG gcccggcaccgtggctctgagagagatccgtcggtACCAGAAGTCCACTGAGCTGCTGATCCCTAAGCTGCcgttccagcgcctggtgagggAGATTGCTCAGGACTTCAAGACTGACCTGCGTTTCCAGAGCGCTGCCATCGGCGCCCTGCAG gaggccagcgaggcgtACCTGGTGGGTCTGTTTGAGGACACTAACCTGTGTGCCATCCACGCCAAGCGTGTCACCGTCATGCCAAAAGAcgtccagctggcccgccgcatccgTGGAGAGCGCTCTTAG